The DNA region GTGTTTTCAGGGAATGCATCCAGTAGTTCCCAGATCGATAGGGAAAGTTGCCAAATGGATctgaaatgccaaaaaaaaattattatccTGGCAAATGGAAACACACACTCCTGAACTCATTTGTAGAAAGGAGCAGCAATATCTGACCAAGTTCAGTGTTCAGCCCTAGGCCCCAGGAGACCTTGATCGGCCTCTGTCCTGGAGCAAGTGACGGGGCCCCGGTGCCAGAAttgtggccctgccccagcccttccatctGCAGCTGTGCCCATTCCACCCCTTCAACCTGCGACCTTATCCACAGCcacaccccattccaccccttccctggcaGCCCCATCCTGCTTGCGCCTTtctgcaccccctctccccactgctgcgGCACAGGGACCAGAGAGGCTCTGCCCTAGGGCTGCGGCAGGGAACGAGagcccctccagccctggggccagagtTGGCGGGGGGGGAATTATACTGGGAGCCTGTAAGGGGGTCACACTCACCTCTCGCGAGCACCCCCTGGCCGAGTGCAtgtgcctgcactctctctcCACCTGTCTGTGGTGGGTCTATGGTGACTCATCCTCTGGCCGAGTCTCACACTGTCTGTGtgataaaagcaaagcaaaccccCTCTGGGGTATAAGGCCAACAGGGGGCCTGTTTCAGCACCCTCTGTAGAGTCCTTCAATCTGCAGCCCTATCCTGGGGCTCACTCTTCAATCATTTCAGCAGGGCCTATCACAATACACAGGCCAAACTgtctctcagccccttctgggctcccTCAAGTTATCCCTGCTCTTTAAgcagtcccagccctggtgtgGGGCCAcatcccccagggctccctccctgaaGGCTCTTTGCTTCTCCaggcctttctggccccagctctttagctgggccactaaaagagttcagttccccttctggggtgcatcaaagtccaggccactttcccagtgacttggaaggggggcaagggggaagaagacccaggccagggaccctgtagataacAGCCACCCACCAtctccctttaaataaactgcatcgctgctacaattccctgggccacttccccatggcgcctgcacattcttcacccttCGCTCATTGCCTTCTCCTGGTGGAGCCCTagcagccagcctggagcacccaccACTCTTCTCCATCTCCAGCAAGGAATGGCCCTCCCATGGGCTGGCAGATCctcttatactagcctgctgggccctggttggctgcttcccacacagcacCCTTGGAGGACCTTtttactgcccttttctggggtgggacACGGCAGgacacaaggcctccagcagggggactCAGAgcctagtccaccctgtcacagggccccaaattggctgggccccctgggcacgggccccaTTGGCCCATGCAGTAATCGGCCACTGGTTCAGGAAAGTAAATACCATCTCCTCTCTGTCCCCTGTTCCTTCAAGCAGCTATTGTTTCCACAGTCCTAAGGAAATCTTCACTTGGATCCACTTTTCTCTCTGCCGCATCTCGCTCCTCCCCTTAGCTTTAAGTTCCTTGAGCAGGGTATCTGTCTCCATGTTTTCCTCTACACCAACAATTTCCTGACCCTCCTGTCCTCTCCACTCTATTGAAAGTGCCCTCACATAGGGTCCTAGTGATCTCACCCCTCTTCAAGTTGAATTTAttttggtgggggggaaataacacTGGGAAACAATTGTACAGACTGTGCAAAAAACAGAGCTGATGAGAAAAGGTTAGTTACATTTTTGCCCTGGCAACCTTGCCAGTGTCCCTTTACATGGCCTTATATGccaaaggggtgacttgattacagtaagtacctacatggggaacaaatatttaattatgggctcttcagtccagcagagaaaggtctaacacaattcaatggctggaagttgaagctagacaaattcagactggaaataaggagtaaattttctaatggtgagagtaattagccattggaacaatttaccaagggttgtggtggattcttcatcactgagggtttttaaatcaagattggataattttctaaaagatctgttctagaaattagtttggggaagttctttgtcctgtgttatacagaggtcagactagatgaggggttctcaaactgtgagtcgaGACACCATTTTATGGGTTCGCCAGGGCAagcgttagacttgctgtggcccgggactgaagccaaagtctgagccctACCGCTGGGGGCTGCAGCCAAAGCCTGAGTGCTtcagcccagggtggtggggcacaGGCTCAGGCTCCAGGAAtcccctcactccacccccacccagggtcatgtagtaatttttgttgtcagaagggggtcgcggtgcaatgaagtttgagaaccgctggactagatgatcacaatgttcccttctggccttgtaatctatggGTCTTAAGGCACTCTTAGCAACGTGGTCCCTGCTATTTCTAGTGTTGGGTATAAAAGGGTCTAATTTAAAACATCAAAGGCAATTGCTTACAAATTGTTTGAGAGTCTCTTGGGACTTACAATGGAGCACAATACAGCTAGCATTACTCAGTTAAAATCACATATATGGTTCCTTGGGGTCTCACTGGAAAGTGCAGACTCAACAAGGAAACTTTCAGTTACTTAATCTCTGAAATAGAGTGTCACTGCTTCTTCTCAGGCCTGTAACCCTAGGAGTGGGAGAGCTGGCCACAGGGCTGGGCCAAGTGTCTGGTAGCACTTTTGAATTCTGCAGCTTCTTTTGTGTGTTCAGCAAACTTCTCTTCTTAGTCCTGGAGGAAGGGAGAGGCTAGCCATGGAGGTTCAGCAAAACTTTGAGATCCACCTTCGTAACCTCCATTTATATACCCTCTCTGGGGATTTGTCGGAGGAGAACGGTCCTCATTTCTTTTGAACACTTGCCAAGGGGTCTCTGGTTTCTGTTCTCAGTTTTATTGCTGCTTCCATCGATATCCAGTAGATGGCAACAGTGTGTAACAAATTTCTTTTATCCTTTTTCTTCTTAAGAAGCTTTTTTACATTCCATTGTTTTTGAGGACTGTATTTCTGTCTTAGCCAGACTCTTAAATGGAATACCCTCTTTTTCAAGCAATTTCTTTTACTACATCAAAACTAGGCCCTGGTTAGGTACTTACAGCTTTCATCTTTACAACTTACATCCTTTGTGTGCTTTGCTTTTCACATAATTGCCAACAAAATCCTTTCTAGCTACTCTAAATTTAGTGGTCCTAGTCCATAGATTCATTGGTTATATTTCACACCTTTCATTTCACATTGTTCAGGAACTTACACTACAACGAGACATTATTCTGAAGGGAAAAGGCAGGTTAACCGCATACAGAGAGATGGATGTGTGCTTCGTAAGGCAGACAACTATACGGTTCTTAATCTGGGCTGAAAGCTAGTTGGCTTGAATTGCTAGGAGTATCAGAAAGTTTGACCCACAGAACCTTTCCCTTTCTACAGGTCATACAGGATGTTATTTCTACCTAGCTTAACTCCTGTGGTTTTCACACTCTCCTGAGAACTTGATGAACTCCAGGGTGCAATGGCCACTATACATAGGAAAACAAGGTGTTATTCTTGGCTGTCAACTTTTGGGACATTTTTATAGTTTagacagaagaagaaagagagatgCACAGGGAAATTCTATCCATATATAAATTATGAGATTATGGAAATTGAAACCATTGACACCGTAGAGCTGGGTGACTAAAATTTGGAAATCTGGGTCACGCTTTATGTACTTCATTTCCACAACAcgctgcaggggtgggcaaacctcaGCAGGTTCACAGACTCAGTCTGGATGCACATGCGATAACTCATGGGCTTCTCTAGACCACTTCAGAGAGAAAATCTCACGCAAGCAAGTTTCCTAGCAGGAACTCCCTATAAGAACCTCAATAGAATAGAACATCCTAAAGTAGCCTCCGCCATCCAAACAGACACTTctttcagagtaagagccgtgttagtctgtattcgcaaaaagaaaaggagtacttgtggcaccttagagactaaccaatttatttgaccatgagCTTATCACTTCATCACTTCTTGGTGAACCAAGTTTTTGACACAGGAGGCCACTTGCCACCTGCAAAGAACTCTGGGTGGGACACATAGAGTAATCTGACTTCTTGTTGAGAAGGCTGTTTACTTGGTAGGGTACTTGCTGCCCAGGGGTGTTTTGCACAGTTGTCAGGAGTCTCTGGCCTGCGAGATAGGAGGGAAAGTGCCAGGAACCAGCCTCCACAAAGAAGCTAATGGAGAGAAGAATAGTTAATCAACCGATTGGCTTAGTTGCTGCAGAGCTACTTGCCGAACTAAGGGAGCAGGAGCTACGGGGACAGGCAATGCTGAGTCAGGAACCTAGCATCAGATTAACCTTCATCATGCTTTCCTTACCAttcttctcctttcccctgctcctctccccttcccccagtgctTCCTCCCTTTGTTCCTTGCTCCTCCCAACTCAGTTGGGATGATGACATTATACCTGTTGGCAGACTGTGACTTCTACAGGATGTGTTTTCTGCTCGGTAAAGTTACTAGCACACTTTAgatgctaaataaataataactcaGCTAAGGCCACATTTCTGATGAGCAGGGAAAATCCAGATGAGAAATGTTTAGGTGAGCTGAAGTGGTGCATCAGGGGAGCGGCTTTCTCAGTACAGCAGGGCTTCAATGCCTTGAATTCCTCCAAGGCACACAAGCATGTAAAAGGGGATATAAGaccagccatattgggtcagactaatcgtccatctatcccagtatcctgtcttccgacaacgGTTGGTGCCAGATGCGCAGAGGGCacgaacagaacagagcaattatcaagaGATCCATCTGCTGttctccagggccagctgctggcagtcagagatttagggacactcagGGGTAAcgtccctaaccatcttggccaatagccattgatggacctatcttccatgaacttatctagttcttttttgaacccagttatacttttggccttcacaacattccctggcagcaagttccacaggttgactgtgtgttgtgtgaagaagtccttccttttgtttgttttaattctgctGTCTATAAATTTCATCAGGTGAGCcctggttcttttgttatgtgaaggggtaaataacactttttctccacagcattcataattgtatagacctttatcatatcccctctcagtcgtctcttttctaagctgatcAGTCCTGTGGCCCAGCAGTGGCTTCCTGAGGCAGTGGCATGAGACGGCACAAGATGGGAGAGCTGAGCATCGTCACTCCCagacataggcaccgactctgtgggtgctccaggactagagcacccatggggaaaaattggtgggtgctctgcacccaccggcagctccccgccccagctcacctccgccttcACCCCGAGCGCAccttccccacttctcctcccagcacttgccgccacaaaacagctgtttcacggcataacaagctgtgggagggaggggggacaagcGGGAATGTGgcgtgctctggggaggaggcggggaagaggcggggctgcggcggggatttggggaaggagtccaatagggacagggagggggcagaattggggcggggactttgaggaaggggttggaatgggggtggggcgggggtggagtcggggcggggccggggggcacaagcacccaccggcgccaggagaagttggcacctatgctccCAGACACACAGTATTCCCAAGGCCTGGTCTCTGTTGACCTCAGTATTCTGGCCCACTCTGCTGTCCTCTCTGGCCTGGTGGCTCTGGGATTCCTCTAACCTGTGACTTCAGAAGAGATAGACCCATCCGTCTGGGGAAGCAATTCCAGCACTGCTCTTAGTGGGTGTGAGGCCAGAGCCCTAGCCCCAGGTATCTAGGCacctgggagttaggtgcctttgaggatctgggccttaagcCTGTGTGTTAGAGGCTTTAGAGCCCTGTCTGAAGCACAGCaaggtggtggggcagggggacagaTGCTGGGCCACGTCCATGGGATGTGATGGTTCCAATCAAGACCCAGTTCCCAGTGAGTGTTACCAGGAGCTCATGTGTTTggttgcaaacactgcagcagctggagccaggtGCCTGAATGTTTGTGTGTCTCTCCGGTTGCTCTGGCAACATCGGGGCACATGGGTGGCCAGGAGCTTGCCAAAGTCATGAGGTGACCAGGGCCAAGCCCACATCACTCCCTGCCTAGAGTCTGACTCAGAGCCAAGTCGACTGACTGGCCTGTTTGATCTGATCCTGGGTCAAAACCAGCCTCCTTTGCCTCAGCCCTGAATTGCCTGCATTGTTTCCCTCTGAAAAAACACACGGGGCGCGAGTACAAAACGGGGGGAGGTTTATTGCAGAGCCAGGTTACAGAGCAGGGGAGCCTTTGGCTGTGTCTCCACCAAGAAGGCAGGCGTCTGAGGATGGGGCCTGAGGAGACCGAGGGGTGGTGGTTAAACACAATGCAGGCCAGTTCTCCAGGGAAGGCGCATGCAGGATCATATTAATGCTGACGAGTGAAGTGCCCTGAGGAGACGGGGCTGCGGTAACGCTGGTGACTGATGTGCCCAGAGGGGAGGAGGTGTCGTTAATCTTAGGGCAGGTCGACATTTAAAAGTGGCACCGTACAGCTGTTCTGCTgtagggcttctcccatcagcgtggGGACCCCACCGCCCCGAGGGGCAGTCGCTCTGCGGATGGGAGACGCCCTTCCGTTGACAgtgctgtctgtgctgggggttaggtcggtgtCACTGCAGTGCTGCGGGTGAGGGGTGGATTTTTTACAGCccgagcgacatagttatacgagcctagtgtagacctggccttcgCTGAAGGGACATAGGGTTGGAACAGGCCCATCTGTCACTAGCAGGAGGGAAATTGGCATCTGTAGTGAGTAGAAGACCTCACTAGTGGAAGAGATACAGGCAGGCACCCGGTGGCATGAGTAAGGGAAGGCCTCATTGTAGCGAGTGGGAGGAATGTGGCGGCCTTGTGAGGGGCACGGAGGAGAAGGCCTTTTAGCGCTAGCAGAAGGGCCTAGGAGTGTTCAGGGGAGAAGGTAGCAGGAGGGGCATGGCGCCCTGGGGGCGCATAGGGGAGAAGGTCTCAGTGCTAGCAGGAGGGGCATGGCGCCCTGGGGGCGCACAGGGGAGAAGGTCTCAGTGCTAGCAGGAGGGGCATGGCGCCCTGGGGGCGCATAGGGGAGAAGGTCTCAGTGCTAGCAGGAGAGGCATGGCGCCCTGAGGGCGTACAGGGGAGGAGGTCTCGTTAGTGCCAGCAGGAGGGACACGGCTCACAATACATCTGGAGTTGATGTAACATTGGGAGCAAAGTGCAAGGCCAGGTCAGTTtctaatcacatcagcccttGGTGACAAGAGGCCTGTCAGCCTTGGCTCCGTGGCTAGGAGCTGGGCCCAGCACAGTCTCAGGAGGCCTGTGCCATTAAGGCCAGTTCCCAAGGCTGATGTGATTGAAGGCCCAGAGGCTGTGGGGTGCCTGGACCTGGAAGGGTCAGTGGCACTTCCAGTTGTCCCTATTTCTTCACTTTTGCATCGTAGGTGCCAGCATTCTTGTAGGCCCCCACATAACCGCTGGTGTCTACGATGTTCTCCCGCCCACTCTTCCCTTTGCCCTTGCCACTCTCATCGAAGCGCTCCTTGTGCGAGCCCGTGTACTTGGTGGTGTCCGTCAGCCTGTCCACTGCCCCGCCCGTTGCAGCTTTCTGTCAGCAAGAAAATGGGTCAGGGGAGTCAAACACAAAGAAGTAATTATAGCCCCTCCCAGGCCCCTCCGGCCCCCACGTGCCCGTCCCAGGCCCCTCCGGCCCCCACGTACCCTTCCCAGGCCCCTTCAGCCCCCATGTGCCCGTCCCaggcccctccatcccccacgTGCCCTTCCCAGGTCCCTCCGTGCACCACGTACCCTTCCCaggcccctccatcccccacgTGCCCTTCCCAGGCCCCTCCGGCCCCCACATGCCCTTCCCAAGCCCCTCCGTCCCCCACGTGCCCTTCCCAGGTCCCTCTGTGCACCACGTACCCGTCCCAGGCCCCTCCGTCCCCCACGTGCCCTTCCCAGGCTCCTCCATCCCCCACGTGCCCTTCCCAAGCCCCTCCGTCCCCCACATGCCCTTCCCAGGCCCCTCCATTCCCTATGTGCCCTTCCCAGGCCCCTCCATTCCCTATGTGCCCTTCCCAGGCCCCTCCGTCCCCCCACGTGCCCTTCCCAGGCCCCTCCATTCCCTGTGTGcccttcccaggccctgccctgtccATCCCCCATAGACCATCATGCTGGCTCAGTCCACCGCCCTGTCCCTCATTGTTCCAGACACCTCCATTCCCCATGCACTCTCTGGACCCCCTGCTGTCCCCACTGCTCAGGGCCCTGCCCCGTATTCTCTCCCTTAAGTTGTCACAGCCCTCCCAGATCCCTGCCTCTTCCGGGACACGCTGCTTTGCTATGTGACATTTGTGGGGCTCCCCGTGGCCCAGAGCAGCATCTGCATGTCCCCAGACAGAGCCCACACTCCTGCTCTACACGTCCGAAAAGAGCAATCACTCACCGTGACGCCTACGTTGGTCGGTTCCTTCCCTGCCACCAGCTGGCAGATGGATTCGAATGCTTCCTCCTTGTTCTTGCCCTTAAACCTCTTTGGGGCCAGCTCCTCTAGGGCCTTTTTGAATTCCTCGTAACTAATGACTCTGGCTGTCTTCCCTCTGCAAGACACAAGGGCTGGGGAGTGACCTAGCGCAAACACGTCACTAGAATGGGAGCTGCTGCAAGACAGACACCAGGGCTGCATTTGCAAATAGCACTTGTATTCccagctgtggcagggagagccAGGTGACAAGCCCTATACCCAGACAGGTGGTCTTCGAGGGAAAAGAGGAAGCTCTGATGCACCAGTTACTGAAATAGTTGACATGTAAATTGCTTTAGATACACAGGGATCTCTCCTCCAGAAATGCAGCCACAGCTGAGCAGAACCTGGCAGCTGTTCTACAGAACAGTTTCGGACAGAAGAGAAGCATCTTAGCTCTGGCTGAGACTGCAGGAGACACAAGAACTGACACACCGTCTGATGCAGGAAGTTCTTGCTCATTGACCTTTAATCCTTAGGGTCAAGGCCTTGTCCTCAGGGTGCGACCTCATCCAGCCCTGGGTCAATGTGGATGTGGAAGGGCTAGTTGTGAGGCACGGCAGTCCAAGATGCGCCTGCAGGAGCCGGGCCCTGGCAGGCATTGACCCCTTTGCTGGCGAGGGCCGTGTCACTGGACAAGCTCTTGTTTCCAGGCAGATGACCAGGGGCAAACATCCCTGTTCCATCTACCCATCCCCAACCCTTGCACCACTGAGCCAGCAGCGATGCAGCCTGGTAACATTTAGGGTTAAATACTTTATAAGACTGAAAAACTCCTTTGTGATGAGATGGGCAGAATCTTGTTCCCAGGGAACGGCGggacagctgggagggagggcagagagggACTTACTCATCATGTAAGATTTCATGGGGgcctgcagggggctggaggctgtGGGAATGGGGCCGGAGCCTGGAGGTTAGGGCCCGCAGCTGGGAGGGCAGAGACTCAAGTTGAAGTCCCTGCTCAAGTGAGTGTTTAAGTATTGTACATAAAGTGGTACAAGGTCCAGCAGGAGCCTGGTTCTAGCGCACCCCAGACCTCCGTGGCTAGGGCACTCCCCGGGGAGGCACAGGAGCTTTGGACCACAGCAagcagaggggggatttgaagtCGGtgtcccacagcccaggtgagtgctccagcctctggactacTGGTTATAGGAGGGGCACTGGCTTGGTTTGCAAGAAAGGAGTGACCTggtttaggtgcttaacttcaTGGCTGCGAATCCTGAGCAGCCCACAGTTAGGCTCCTAATTCCCGGAATTCCTACCCTTGCTGTCTAGCTGAGGCAGCTTCCTGCGGAGCATATGGGTTTTTGTGGATCCCATCTGTAGGcacctaaggccttgtctacactagacaattAAGTCAGCAGGACTACGTggcacaggggtgtgaaaatccacacccctgaatggcATAGTGAAGTGCTCTTTGGAGACAGCACTAGGCTGACGGAAGAATCCCTCCCATCTgcacaggtagtgtctacactgcagctctgCAGCAGTGCAGGTAGAGCGGCATAGCTGTTCTGCTggagcattttaaatgtagaaaagCCCTAACTCTCCCCACTCCTGCACGCctgactcagggctgtggatttcaCTAGCTGGCAGGGCGCCTCCTCGGGCGTCACAGTGCTAATTCCCCTTTGCGGATCtagcccagggctcctctggcaTCATCTTTACATAGTAATCTGTATCGAAGACCCCACACACTCTGGACAGCCGCTCCCAAACAACGCTGCAAGCGCTGTGGGTTTGGCAGACTCTACGGCGGATTCCGGGTGTTCTGCAGCAGCCTCAGATACCGTTCAAATCGAGGCTTCTACAGAATCCGACGTGCCAATGACTAATCCAGCAGCCCCCACCTTCTTTATAGTCTCAACTTGTTGCCCCAAACTTCCAGGTGTTCAGATGCCATCGATTTCTTAATGGGGAGCGAGAAACCGCCCCACCGACCTTGTCAGGGCAAAGCTGGGACTTTTGGCTCTGGGAAGTTGTGAGGGGCAGGTTGGGTGGGTGGGGTAAGCCTGCGAGCTGACTGGTTCTGCTCAAATGATCAGCAATGCAATCATTCATGTGTATATTGAAATAGCCAGTTTAGGTTACAGGGTTAAATGGGGCCGTTTACCCCTCTCGGAGCCATTGTTTCAGGGATGTGTGAGACTCAGGCAGGTGTCACTGCATCCATTACACTCGGGTCACATAGGCAAGGCCCTTTTCAACAATGAGGGCtaaagacgtgtgtgtgtgtatctctgtgtATGAAAGCTAAGCAGCCATGTAA from Chelonia mydas isolate rCheMyd1 chromosome 12, rCheMyd1.pri.v2, whole genome shotgun sequence includes:
- the TPPP3 gene encoding tubulin polymerization-promoting protein family member 3 codes for the protein MAGSTDMAALQASFRKFAIYGDTKATGQEMTGKNWAKLCKECKVMDGKGVTGTDVDIVFSKVKGKTARVISYEEFKKALEELAPKRFKGKNKEEAFESICQLVAGKEPTNVGVTKAATGGAVDRLTDTTKYTGSHKERFDESGKGKGKSGRENIVDTSGYVGAYKNAGTYDAKVKK